GCTGTTTAAATCGCGTTTGATGATACTTTGACTTGTTACACGCTCATAAATAAAGGGAAATTATGTTACAGTTGTGTCCGTAAGCCGATTATGACGTAGATTCGTTAGAAAGTCGTCTGCCATTGCACAATCTTTGCTCGAATCACTCGAGTCACACGTAGCCTTGATCTTTCAACGTGCCTCGGATACGAAGTACAATGCGTGACATTTTGGACGCTTTCGTTTGGCACGGGATCGTCAGGTGGTAGGACTTTTAAACGAGTCCGTCAGCCTGACCTGCGCGACATAGCCCCGTGTCCGTAATGTTGATGTTACTTCCGGCAACTGATTTCCTGGTACCGGCTGATCCATTGACCTAAGAGAGGAGAGTTAAGTGTTCGGACAAGAGTTCGTGCCTCTACGTCTTACTATCACTCTATCATCGAATTCTTTTCGTATTTTGCGGAAAGTGTTACCTCGATTAGTAACCGTTACTGACCACGTTACACACCTGTCAAAAAATCTATGTAATTGCAAATATTTGACGTACATAAAACACTTTTTGAGGGCGAGGTTGTTACCACTATCTGTTTCAAACGTTGGCCATATCACTAAATCGTAGGATACCAAAAAGCGAACTCTAAGTAATCAAGTCGTTGACGTTTTTGTTGCAGCGTGTGGCGAACCAGGCGCTTACCGTTTCGCCACAGCCGGCAGTAACGGTGGAGGGGCCGGTGTCCAAAATGTCTCCACCAACGAACGACGTGACCAATGGCGTGGTAGCGCCACCTAACACCTTGGCGCCCCGGGTTTCGCCGACCACGAACCCGGCCCTTACCACCATCAACCCGCCAACGCACAAGCGGACTCCCAAGGACTTCATCTTTGGCAAGGCGATCGGCGAGGGAAGCTTCTCCACCGTAAGTGTATTATCTCGTTAACTCGATTAAATCATTAAAAAGCGCCGAATTACACTGAGAAGAGGGCAGAAAAGGGGGCAAGAAAAAAGTGTCGCCGGTCTCGGACCCTCCCGATGTGATTCCTCTCAAACTTTCCCCTTGTTACGAAGAAAGTTTCTCTCGTATGGCGCGTCAGTAGTAGCAGTTGTCCCTGAAACTTTTTCTGTTTCGCAACCCAACAACTCCTCTCCCTATTTTTACTCCCCATTTTTACTCCCCATTATGTTTAGTCGCGTACGCTACGAATATCGATCTAACCAGTACGTTGTTTCGATTGTTCCGTAGGTTTACCTCGCCAAAGATATCCATACTGGGAAGGAGTACGCGATAAAAGTGTGTGATAAGCGTCACATCATCAAGGAGAAGAAAACGGAGTACGTGAAGCGGGAGAAGGAGGTGCTAAACATGCTTGCGGGCGCGAAACACTCGTTCGTGCGCCTGTTTTGCACCTTCCAAGACGTCGAAAGACTCTATTTCGTTCTATCGTACGCGAAAAACGGTGAGCTCTTGCCGTATATCAACAAGGTGGGCTCGTTCGACATCGAGTGTACCAAGTTCTACTCGGCGGAGATCCTTCGCGCTCTCGAGTACCTTCACGGGCTCGGCATCATCCATCGCGATCTCAAGCCGGAGAACATATTGTTGGACGAGAAGATGCACGTGCTCATCACCGACTTTGGTAGCGCGAAGATTCTCAAGGACCCGGAGACAGTGATGACGCACCCCGCAACGGACGAttcgcagcagcagcaacagcagcagcagcaacaaccgTACCGAAGAGAACGCAGGGGTTCGTTCGTTGGTACCGCCCAATACGTATCTCCGGAGCTCTTAACCGACAAGACGAGCAGAGCCTCCGATCTCTGGGCCCTCGGCTGTATAATCTACCAGATGGTCGCTGGTCTGCCACCGTTCCGCTCTAGGAGCGAGTACATGATATTCCAAAAGATCCTAAAACTCGAGTACGAAATCCCTGACGGATTCTGCGAGCTGGCGAGATCCCTCGTCAGTCAGCTGTTGGTGCTCGAGCCATCGCAGAGATTGGGTGCCCAGGACGAACATGGTGCCGGATATCCCAGCATCAGGGCGCATCCGTTCTTCGAGGGTGTCGACTTTGAAACCCTCCACGAACAGACACCACCGCCGATCTATCCCTACCTACCCGGTACATCTGAGAACGAGGAGCTTAGGTCGCAGTACAGGGTTCCCGATCATCTAGAACCCGGCCTCGACGACAAACAGCTCACGAGGCTTCTTGGTCTGGGCATCGGTgaagacgatgacgacgacgacgacgaagataCCACCACTGAGCGCGAGAAACCGGCGCAACCCAGTACGGTTGTCGAGAAACCGAGGAGAACGAGGACCACTGCTGACGGTAGTAACATCGCCGATCTAACGCCGGAGGAGATCAGAAACCGGCTAGAGAAGCAACGTGCCTCGAACCAGTGGGACTGCTTCGTCGAGGGCAACCTGATACTGAAGCAGGGCTTCGTCAACAAGAGGAAAGGTCTCTTTGCTAGACGAAGGATGCTCCTGCTCACTACCGGACCACACCTATATTACGTCGATTCTGTAAACATGGTGCTGAAGGGCGAGATACCCTGGAGTCCGGAGCTTAGGGTAGAGCCGAAGAGCTTCAAGATCTTCTTCGTCCACACGGTAGGTTTCTCTTTCGTCGTCGCGCCTTTCCCTTTATAATTGACATTTTCGTTACGACGTTTCTATAATTTGCTGTCGTTACCTGTTACAGCCAAACAGAACGTACTATCTCGAAGATCCCGAAGGATTCGCATTGGAGTGGTGTAGAGCGATCGAGAATATGCGAGTCCATTACTACGGCCTGCAGGAGTCCACCGCTTAAACAAAAGACTGATGAACACAGATCGTTTCGGATGGAACAGAGCAAATGAACGTTTCACCGATTACGGTAATAACAATGTCCGCGAGGTGCGATCATCGATGtattattaatttgtttatGGCCAGAGGGGGCGTTTATCTAGATCGTTTGTTAGCGTGTAACTCGGCATTAGGAGAGGTACATTCTAGAATAGGTTAGCATTTTTCTAACGCGTTCAAAGCACTGTGTACAGATTAGGAAAATTTTCTAGATAAAAATACAAAGTGTTTATATAATAGGTAGACTTCTGTTGAAGTACAGAGGAATGGAGAGCTATAAAAAGGCACAAAAAGTGTTATCGAAATCGTGCAATTGCCGGTTTTTTCACTAGTTACGTTTTGCTATTTATTATCGAACTCGGGGAACCTTGAAAAAGCTGCACGACGTTCCTCGAACGTGAACACACAAGGAATAGCGAAATTTTTAGCCAAGGTTTTAGCTGTGTGTATTCACAATGTTAAAGTGCTGCCTGTGACATAACGTTCGTGATCGAGGTCGCCTGGCTTGCCCACTACTTTCATTACGGGGAAAGGAAAATAAAGTCGTTCATCCGCGCGAATTTTGTTCTTTATAATTCGTGACACGTAATCGGGACATCACAATCAAAATTTTATCGTGCTAAATCGACGCTGCGTAACTCTTTGGGAGAAGAGACGAGAAACAGTAGTACCTGGTTGACGAAGAAAGGAACAAAAGAGTTATACTAACGTTAGACTAACGTAAACGGAAGCCAGGCGTATGTCGATTATTCGCGTTTAAAGCAGTGGCAGTATGTAGCAATTTTGTTCCAAATATAGCcaaaattaaatagaaaaatacagACGAGTTCTTTTAGAAGTTAAAACGACAGCGGAGTGACAATGTGTGATTCGTATGATAGTTTTGTGTTCGCTGTCGATTTTACGAATCTAGGACATCAATTTATATAGTCGAAGTTAACcaaaaaaagattaaaaaaaatgcaGTGGGGGACAACATTGCCGCTTTGCAGCTTTAATAAATAGTTTACGTTGCCTGAAAGGGATTTGCGGAATGTTGCGCGTTATTCCGTTGGGTCCCTTGCTCTCTTCATATTACAGTATTCTTCTCGTTGTTCGTTACCCCTTTTCCTCCTCGGTACGTTGTAAATATTAGCGCGATGTCACGAAGAGCAGGCTTCGTAAAGCATATACTAATTCTATACATAGTTCTATATATTTGTAAGTACAAAAATCGTTGTCCAACCACGGCGTTTTTACGTTCGTTTCTTAGTCCGATTTTCTTCGTCTCCGATCTGGCCCTCGCGGACGTGATCGAACAATGTGTATAGCCGGGAAGTAGAAAAACATTGTTTAGGTCTTAATTGGAAATAATGTTTAGtagtttaaaagaaaaaagatgcaaGAAGAGAAGAAGATTAGCGTTTGTTGTACAAAGAGAAGCGGTGGAGATGGGAAGAGTGTTCTTTTTGTTCTTTTCCCGTGAAAGACTTGGCACTTGAACACTATAAATTAAGTAGTTAGGAAATAGAACCCTTTAAAAAGGATAGCTTTAAGAGAAGTAGTATCCCGTTTAGATTTGCGAGAATCACACACACAAACACATACACTACTACACTCGTTGCGTTCAAGCTATCGTCGTTGTCGTTCTTACTACTATTCTAAGTTTCTAATATTTAGTAATTCTACTACGATTATAGTTaacaatattaattaattatttcatcGTATTACCAACGTATAAGTATTTTTCTCCCCTCGTAACTGTCGACGTATTTAATTGAACGATtttgttttttcatttttttttctcacACGCGAtcttttcttaatttattaTTCGCCGTAATCGTCctacgtttatttattttttatagttTACGTTTCCGCGTTAGTAAGGATCACACGCTTCGTTTATGTGTAGGCGTTCACATACAGACTTAGTACTAGTACCGCTACTACCACTGCGACTATTATTATTAgtgctattactattactattactatacctATTACTATCCCTATCATAGCGTCGTTGTTGCATACGTAGATACACGCATACGAATGCGTGCTCGTCGCGTGTATATACGCATGCACGTGCTTATAATACGTTCTGTAACTTATATTATTACTCTCTATCCTCTTTAGGCGTAATTTTAGGTATTTTGTAAATAATACTGCCACGTTTATCGCGTCGACTTGCCGAAACGCTATTCCTCGACTTTGTGGCGCTATCGAGTCGTGGCCGGACTGTGTACGATACAGTTGTATATTatctatacataaatattctatatatacatatataattatatatataaaaaggtatatatatatacacatagacgcgtaaagttatataaaatatttatgaattgTGAATAGTAGTTAGGAGAATCGTGTATAAACGTTCGTTTGTAGATTTTAGGCCGAATACGCGCTTAGGTTTAATACTTTGTTGACGTTACCTTTGCCACGACTTGATTGCGCCGTTTCATTACACGTTGTACTATAAACGCATGATAATCTCCACGTTCTCCTCGCGATATTTAGAGAGACTTAAACAGGGTATTCGGAGAAGTATTCGATGGAGGGTGGTTCGGTCGTCGTGCCTGCGACGCCGCGTGAGTGTGCTCGAAAAAATGGTGATTCGTTTATGGATCAACATTGTCCTTGTGCCCAGTGGCTTTTCAAAATGACCGCTTTTGGCTTGCCACGTACGGTGCTTGCGGGCTAAAACGGGGCGCATAGGCTCGACGATCGTCCACCCTCGTCGTTTCTTTCTCTTCAATTAGTGAGAATCGATCGCGAGGAGGAGGTATTCGATAGTTGTTGCCGCTGACACCCCGCCCCCTCCCCGTCCTAATCCTTATACTCTTCGTTCCGCAGAATAGCGTTTCGGTAGCGTTAGGTAAAATGAAGCACCAATACACGCAGTCTTTCTGTCAAAACGAAGCGCGTGTCGAGGACATTCTCAAAATTTATAAAGCATGCGAATGTTGCTTTAACAAAGACGACGCGGCGACGCTGTTTCACGGCCGAGTCCGATATTATAGTTCCTCGTTGCCTCGATCAACTGCTTCCTTTCCGAAGAAAGAATGCGTTCACTATCCTATCATCAACCCTGAGAATCGTTTTAATCATGGGTCGTTGATACGGAGTGCGACACCGGCGTTTCCATTGTTGTAAACTTTGTAGGTTCTACGTTTTATGTAGACGTTGCAAACTTTCTGATGGAAATGCGTAAATTTTTCCTAAGCGCTGGCTCCTGTCGAGGGGAAGGATGGTCGCTTATTAAATAGTTTTCCGTCGGTTTTGGAGACTGGTCTTGAGATTCCTAACCCCCAAAGGGCGACGCTTACCTCCTTTTTTATTATAGTTCACTTGCTCTAACTGAACTTAAAGAAAACTTCTAGTGTATTTGTTGAGTGTCATTCGACGCAAAAGATCTAGCTAATTTAATTTATACGCTCGCGAGAGGGAAGAACGAATACTTAAAAAGATCAAGCAAGAATATGTGTATGTAAGAAAAGAAAACATTCGAATGCACTAATGTAAACTACGCAAGCAATAACAGCAAGGCCTTGCGATTATTCAAATGCCTACCGTTTCGGCGTAACAAGGACGGTTCAACTATTAATTGCAGTATTATTAAATGTATGCAGACTAAAGTACACTTACACGCGTACACCTACACAACGGTTTACTTATACACATTAAATACTTCACATTGGATAAGAAGACTCTGTAAATAGTTAGTATGTAATTGATATTATAGGTGATACAacctattaatattaatatcaaatttatttatagTAAATTTTCCGAAATATCGCATATCTATGTGTTATTTAATTACCATAACCTTTCCTATCCTGTTTGAAAATTACCGTTTTATTCCTATATATTAAGTTAAAAAGAATCAATAAATTCTTGGTAAGGTATATACAGAATGTATATTTACAATACAATTATTGTACATTATAAACTAATTACAAGATACTTAAGATCATATGGCACACTAAAAATGTCTTGATGACATTGGAACTTAAGTATTTCATTCCATTAACATTAATCCATATTGCATAAGAGTACATTTATTACTGAATTTTCTTGTAACTTAaggaattaccatataaaaaGCACATCTAGTTATTTGAATAATTGATTATTTTCTTCGAAGTATGTTGCGTGCTACAGTAGCGGTGGTTATTTGCGTAAAAACAGGTATAGGAAGAGATTTTTCTGATTAATTTGACAAATGCGCCAGCAAATGCTTTTTTAAATCCGGCATATTCTTTGAAATGGTTGGGCATTTGTGACACTTTAGCGGAGTATTCAAGTGTTGCGCGCTCTCTTCCGATTTCAATTTCTTCAGTTCACCTTTCTCGCGTAACTGGTTGCAAATGTCTgcaatttataaaaaatgagGTTTGTTCTTTTATTAAACGGACACAGATACATTTACCTGTTGAATGTAGGAAGAAGGGAGTTGTAAACGAATTCCAATGATACTTGGTCTTTAGACAAGGACTATTAAAATCTGTACTTATTACGTGTAAATGTAATCTGTGCATGCTTGGTACAGCATGGTATCCAATACTGCATCAAATAATATGTTTACATGGTATTAGAGCGACTTAATTTTGGTGTGGAATAAAAACAATATCTATACATACAGGAACTCAGACTCTTTATGTTCTTGAGTTAAATCTTCAGCAACGCTATGCATGTGGAACAAtaaatcttcattttctttttttatgtgCCACAGAGATGGAATGTCTGCTTTTGGTATAACTAAATAGTGATATTGAGCTTTTGGATATTTATCTTTGATGACAACAACTTTATCATTTTCCTTTACTTTATACTGAGGATCTTCCATAGAAACAAGCAAACCTGTTGCCCAATCACGTCTCTTTGGAGCTATTGCATCGGTTGATGTAACTTTTAGGGTTCGTTTCATTATTATTTCTTGATTTTCACCTTTTGCAGATCGTAATTTCTATCAAAATATATACTCACACAGTGAAACAAATTTTCGGCACTTTGTCCATGTTATAAATAGCATAATGCAATAATATAGTAATAAAGTactaaaaataagaaagaactccaaattaatttaatattattttaatcatATCGTAATTTTATACTTACCGGGGTAATGCAAAGAATAAGATTCACTGTTGGTCAATAGTACTTCAatttctatgaattttatacTAAAACAGATTAGCGTATAAATATCTCAGAGGTTATGTTTGTGATGTGATATGTGTTATAAGGTACGAAAAGTAGATAATTATAGAGAGAGTGCTTGCATTCTGTTTGGAAAGACGTAGTGTGTACGTAATTAGCACTAAGCATGTTTATCAATTTTCATTTCCTTTGTATTTAATTAATCTTGTTCACTTCCGACCTTTCTGAATACGGAACAACGTCAACTGAAATTGACATTTATCTACGCTCCGTTATTCCGAATCATACAATACGGATGCGCATGCGTTCAAGTTCTTAGCGGctttgaaatttgaatttctaaAAGAATTTAAATGTGTGCATTTTTATAAGTAAAAGAATTTCCTAAGTAAATAGAGACGGAAAAAGAATAAACAGTCTATAATaactttaaatttatttatttactcaaaTGGAAGGCAATCGATAAATTtgcaacaaataaaaataaataacactCTCTCTAGCAATAATTACGTGATCGTTACTTAAACGTACATTACAATAAATTCATAGATACTTAACAAAACTTatacctttttctttttcgcatGCTCATACAAAATATGTTTGTGTAATTGTATGTAGGTGTGTGTCCGCGCGTACGCATGTTCATGTTCATATTACATTATCTTTTGTTACTTTCAGTACAACCGCACGTAGCATGTTATAAGTATATTTCACAAAAACTCTATATACAGACGAGTCTCGTCCCGTAGAATTTCATCTAATcgcttattttttttttttgttgttgttcaTATATTCATCCGACAATATTCCCATACGCTCGATTATACAAACAAAGACACTTTCACGCGTTTCACGACAGACTATCAGATTCGCACAGCCTGACAAATCAATCAATCAATCATCGATAGATTTCATGATTCATGAttcgaagaaaatgaaataattacagGATTACAATGCTAAGCAACGATATTTGCTGCAATacgttaaaaaaaagaaacaaaaaagatGAGGGATCGTACGCTATATGTTGGTCGATGGCGCTGGTCGTCCGCTTGCTTGTGATCACTTAAGTGTGCTTAAATATCGCAATTGTTTTATCCTAAACATATTTGTACAAGCAAGCCCGTTTCATAGATGACAAGTCGGCATATTCATGACTCTAATTTACGTATGATACAATATTTTACAACACGATACAAACTTTTATTGTCATGGCAACGGGTGATACAATTGTAATGACGAAGCGATACGCGGTGGCAAGGGGATTTTTGGCACGATTTTCTACCCCGATCACGCACCATGTTCTCTTCTGTATTTTCGTGGAAACATTCCTCTTTTTCCATATTTTCCCGCGCTATGGAGCTTAAATGCAAAATTAGTAGTGTAGTTACAAAGCGATTTTTAATATTCAATCGAATAAATGGGACCAGGTTCGATTTAAATGCACGGATTCTGAATTGATTCTGACCGTAAACACGAGAGGGCACTGTAAATTGAGTAGGTTATGGCGCGCGAAAAGTGTTGCGCTCGAGTTTTATTCCGAATATACTTGTTTTATTCACCCGCTTGTATTTGTAATTACATTCGATCGTCAATTTCGTTaagatatttaagtatttacGATCCGGGTCATTTACACTGATTGAGAAACACGTTAAGTGAGAATTAGTGCTTTGCAAAGGAACTACCGTAAAATGAGGGTGCATCGCGACTGATTGCTTCATTGTTTCTACGAGGAGCATGGTGTCTCGGGGCTGATACGATGTTTCTCTATTGCATGTGAAGAACGTTTGGAATGTTGCTTTTTGCTGCTTCTTTGTGCGATATGGGGTGAACGATGATGGTATGTATTTGCTTGCCAAAGTGCCACTTTCTATCGTGAAAATAAGGGACTACGCCTAATCGAATCAACAAAGCACTCTTCGTCTTTAGAATTTGAATTCATACATCGTAAAAAAATTAAGATACTTTTTTACTTTAACAAAAGTATCCTGAATTACAGAAATGTTATTGGACCGTACTGTAAAAGATTGCTTTGTGATTCAATCGCGGCCACTCGAGGACAACTGATAGCTTTAAGTGGGGTTTCAATTAGCACCATCGCTGATCTCATACGCTGATACCGTCTCGACGCACTCACATACATTTTCACGTATTAATCACGCTAGATAACACTGTACGCATTCAACACTTTCGCTCCTTATTACCGATTTAGGCAGTGCGATCCTTTATCGTTACGTAGGCGTACGAAGCCACTTGGTTCTGCAAAGAACGtctcagagaaatggaaggcgCGTGGCTTCTTCCCTGGTGCTTTCTATTTTGCGTACGTTCAGTAGAATACAACATGAAACACATACGACACAAACGTAACCTATATAACAACATCTTGACACAATccaatataaataaacataGCTGCATTTATCGTTTCGAATTGGGTACAATGCGACGTATAAAGTTAGGTTAGAAGCTTCGATCGGCCAATCAAAATTCTGAGACGAATCCTTCTTAACTCTTGCACAAATTTATGAACAAAAGCGTGGCTCGTGGTACGCGTAGTTTCGATCTCTTGCTCATTTGGAAACATGGAATGTcacaaaaacaacaaaaaagatTCGTAAAGGGAAACGAAGAAACAGGAGAACCGCACGATACCCTTACATCGGTATACCTTTTGTCTGCACCCATTCTGAAAATTTCTATGCGATTATTGATTATAATATGTATGTGTAATCTCTAACATCACATGCTCTGCcttagaaaaattatatatagcTGTGCGGGAAAGCCGTCGATCTTGCTTCTTCTGGTTTTCCTTTTCTTTacttcttctttcatttttttttttttttttttttaattactttttcctttttgtcTTACCGAACGCACTTGTGTTTTCGAACTCAGCGTACactatattttacatatatgcatatatatatgtatatctatgcctatatacatatatacatacatacaatcGTTTTACAACCGTTACAATAtacttattttcataaataagtATTTCGATTATGCCGTTACAATTGAATAAGGTTCTGTTTCGGAGGGATGTAGTTCGAAGGAAATGAGGTTGGAAGGGAGAAGCATACGAGAAAAACATATACGCCGCTTTCCCGTTTTCCTGTTTAACACACATGCTATTCGCAGTTATTAAAACTCAAGCAACACACGACTGTAGACTGGATAGTAAAAACTAGCTAAAACGTTCGTAAGGAGATTCTTTGGAGAATTTTGAAGATATCGTCGTTGTCGTCTTATCTCCGGTCGCAGGATGCGTTCGCCATTACGAACTCATCTTCGCTTTCTACATTCGTCCCGTTCGGACGATCATTCGAATCTTAAATAGCCGTAATTACAGAAAAAGATCCACGCGATAATGCGCGACCGATCCGATGAAACGAAAGAACGACGGTACTATGCATTGGTTCTTATACTGACCGAGGAAGACCAAAGTATTCGTGCACTGATGACAATTATCTTCTATTATAAAACCCCTTAGAAACGATTGCTTCGCGGTCTTATTCTCACCCTTGCGTTTTCACGCTACGATCCTCTCGCAATTATGCACCTTTTTTTCACGTGTTTAAATTACTCACCTAGAATTGCGGTTTCGTGAAAATTATATAGTTAGTTACTCCTAGTTCAGTTTTCGTAAGAAAGTTCTTCGCTCGATATCGAGAAGCGTAAGTTGTACGCGTAAGTACAATAGTTTGAATGTCCACGGGAAGTTGCACAGCGCTGAACTCGCTAGAAAACAGTATCAGAGGCAAGCAACTGCAAAACGATTCATAAAAATGCACCAAAAGTAGTCACAGATTAATCACAACAAGTGTAGCACTTGGCTTCGTCAGGTTGTTAAGTTGTTTCTGTGCCTCGCTGGATCTTTTCGTTTTCCCGTTGATACGTGGATTAAGTACACAAGGCCGAGCTCCGAGGAAAGATCTCGGGCTAGGTTGCGAAGTCGACTTTGTCCCAAGTTAGTGACAGATCGGAAGACATCTTGAAGTCGGAGTCCTCCATGTTAAAGAGATCAAACGGGTCTTGACTACTAGCTAGCAACGGGTCGTAAATGTCTGTACCACTCGACAAACTTGTCGGTGGGGCTGGCTGATGATTCGACACCGTGGAAGCAGTCGGAGGAGACTGAGGCATCAGGGAATCCAGCCAGTCTGGATCGTCCATGTCCATGGGCATGTCGCCGATGTCCATCAACTCTTGGGGTGCTTCCATTTTTACTCCTAAGTCGCAATCCAATTGACTGAAATCCATCGTGTCTAGAGTTTCGAGGTCCAACTCGAGTTCCTGAAATGAAAAATCAATACGATATATTTTCCATTGACTTTGAAGACGAAGAAAATCCTCGCTTTGTAATCGGATATACCTTGAGGTCTAAATTTGCGTTATCCGAAGACGTTACTTCTTGAGGAGGCTGAGGATCAGGCGATGCTTGCTGGGCGGACTGCGGGCTGAGCAGCATCGCGGCGTCCAGGTCACCCTCCGAGGTTAGCAGGTCTGTGTTGAACGACGAGATCTCTTCCTGCTGCTGTAACTGTTGTAACGCGGTTGGCAGCTGGATAGAGAAGGTTGCCAAAGGCAAAGgaggcggtggcggtggcgccGG
This portion of the Bombus affinis isolate iyBomAffi1 chromosome 1, iyBomAffi1.2, whole genome shotgun sequence genome encodes:
- the LOC126918014 gene encoding 3-phosphoinositide-dependent protein kinase 1 isoform X8; the protein is MTDSPAALLEECETPDDSPVKRVANQALTVSPQPAVTVEGPVSKMSPPTNDVTNGVVAPPNTLAPRVSPTTNPALTTINPPTHKRTPKDFIFGKAIGEGSFSTVYLAKDIHTGKEYAIKVCDKRHIIKEKKTEYVKREKEVLNMLAGAKHSFVRLFCTFQDVERLYFVLSYAKNGELLPYINKVGSFDIECTKFYSAEILRALEYLHGLGIIHRDLKPENILLDEKMHVLITDFGSAKILKDPETVMTHPATDDSQQQQQQQQQQPYRRERRGSFVGTAQYVSPELLTDKTSRASDLWALGCIIYQMVAGLPPFRSRSEYMIFQKILKLEYEIPDGFCELARSLVSQLLVLEPSQRLGAQDEHGAGYPSIRAHPFFEGVDFETLHEQTPPPIYPYLPGTSENEELRSQYRVPDHLEPGLDDKQLTRLLGLGIGEDDDDDDDEDTTTEREKPAQPSTVVEKPRRTRTTADGSNIADLTPEEIRNRLEKQRASNQWDCFVEGNLILKQGFVNKRKGLFARRRMLLLTTGPHLYYVDSVNMVLKGEIPWSPELRVEPKSFKIFFVHTPNRTYYLEDPEGFALEWCRAIENMRVHYYGLQESTA
- the LOC126918014 gene encoding 3-phosphoinositide-dependent protein kinase 1 isoform X3, producing the protein MTDSPAALLEECETPDDSPVKDSDADSDSSVACNSVIRVANQALTVSPQPAVTVEGPVSKMSPPTNDVTNGVVAPPNTLAPRVSPTTNPALTTINPPTHKRTPKDFIFGKAIGEGSFSTVYLAKDIHTGKEYAIKVCDKRHIIKEKKTEYVKREKEVLNMLAGAKHSFVRLFCTFQDVERLYFVLSYAKNGELLPYINKVGSFDIECTKFYSAEILRALEYLHGLGIIHRDLKPENILLDEKMHVLITDFGSAKILKDPETVMTHPATDDSQQQQQQQQQQPYRRERRGSFVGTAQYVSPELLTDKTSRASDLWALGCIIYQMVAGLPPFRSRSEYMIFQKILKLEYEIPDGFCELARSLVSQLLVLEPSQRLGAQDEHGAGYPSIRAHPFFEGVDFETLHEQTPPPIYPYLPGTSENEELRSQYRVPDHLEPGLDDKQLTRLLGLGIGEDDDDDDDEDTTTEREKPAQPSTVVEKPRRTRTTADGSNIADLTPEEIRNRLEKQRASNQWDCFVEGNLILKQGFVNKRKGLFARRRMLLLTTGPHLYYVDSVNMVLKGEIPWSPELRVEPKSFKIFFVHTPNRTYYLEDPEGFALEWCRAIENMRVHYYGLQESTA
- the LOC126918014 gene encoding 3-phosphoinositide-dependent protein kinase 1 isoform X1 produces the protein MVSRTGVNAAYLAAHPDLKVHAHAPPCRCKQQRPWEPRVRLIHIPGARGQPLGYRLTSTRVANQALTVSPQPAVTVEGPVSKMSPPTNDVTNGVVAPPNTLAPRVSPTTNPALTTINPPTHKRTPKDFIFGKAIGEGSFSTVYLAKDIHTGKEYAIKVCDKRHIIKEKKTEYVKREKEVLNMLAGAKHSFVRLFCTFQDVERLYFVLSYAKNGELLPYINKVGSFDIECTKFYSAEILRALEYLHGLGIIHRDLKPENILLDEKMHVLITDFGSAKILKDPETVMTHPATDDSQQQQQQQQQQPYRRERRGSFVGTAQYVSPELLTDKTSRASDLWALGCIIYQMVAGLPPFRSRSEYMIFQKILKLEYEIPDGFCELARSLVSQLLVLEPSQRLGAQDEHGAGYPSIRAHPFFEGVDFETLHEQTPPPIYPYLPGTSENEELRSQYRVPDHLEPGLDDKQLTRLLGLGIGEDDDDDDDEDTTTEREKPAQPSTVVEKPRRTRTTADGSNIADLTPEEIRNRLEKQRASNQWDCFVEGNLILKQGFVNKRKGLFARRRMLLLTTGPHLYYVDSVNMVLKGEIPWSPELRVEPKSFKIFFVHTPNRTYYLEDPEGFALEWCRAIENMRVHYYGLQESTA
- the LOC126918014 gene encoding 3-phosphoinositide-dependent protein kinase 1 isoform X2, yielding MTDSPAALIEDDPQKEKLEECETPDDSPVKDSDADSDSSVACNSVIRVANQALTVSPQPAVTVEGPVSKMSPPTNDVTNGVVAPPNTLAPRVSPTTNPALTTINPPTHKRTPKDFIFGKAIGEGSFSTVYLAKDIHTGKEYAIKVCDKRHIIKEKKTEYVKREKEVLNMLAGAKHSFVRLFCTFQDVERLYFVLSYAKNGELLPYINKVGSFDIECTKFYSAEILRALEYLHGLGIIHRDLKPENILLDEKMHVLITDFGSAKILKDPETVMTHPATDDSQQQQQQQQQQPYRRERRGSFVGTAQYVSPELLTDKTSRASDLWALGCIIYQMVAGLPPFRSRSEYMIFQKILKLEYEIPDGFCELARSLVSQLLVLEPSQRLGAQDEHGAGYPSIRAHPFFEGVDFETLHEQTPPPIYPYLPGTSENEELRSQYRVPDHLEPGLDDKQLTRLLGLGIGEDDDDDDDEDTTTEREKPAQPSTVVEKPRRTRTTADGSNIADLTPEEIRNRLEKQRASNQWDCFVEGNLILKQGFVNKRKGLFARRRMLLLTTGPHLYYVDSVNMVLKGEIPWSPELRVEPKSFKIFFVHTPNRTYYLEDPEGFALEWCRAIENMRVHYYGLQESTA